A region of the Silene latifolia isolate original U9 population chromosome 9, ASM4854445v1, whole genome shotgun sequence genome:
TTACCAAGTCATTTTTCGGCAAATAGTTAATGAACTGACTGAATCTAACAAGACTAAATTATTAcagatataaaaataaaaaatatccTGGACATTACACagacaaaatcaaatcaaaaagaTCAAATAGCGAGGACAACACTTCTACATATCAGAACCAAAAAAAAAGACATAATTGACAATAATTGTAGGATGTAATGAAGACACAAGAAaaaatcacataatcacaatccaCGTGACTCGCTTAGTCAAATACTAGAAGTATAATGAAAAGTAGATCACCTCTGGAAGAAGTTGGTATAAACCATTGAGGCAACCCTCCGCCACAGCACCGATAGCTAAAACCGCAGCTTCTCTCTGTTTCCAGGACtgatcatcattatttgataagtTGGCCTACAAACATTTACGGAACAAATCATTCTCATAGAATTTATTAGAGGCTAACCATCTATGAGTAAAAACAATCAACAAAATTTAACGCACAAAACATGGTCAAGGAGACTTTTTGGTAGAGCaaagcaaaataaaaaaaatgttcaaaaatagcAGAAATGTTTACAAAATTTAGCAAGTGAACCAAAGACACCAATCATCGAAGGCCACCATGCATACAGAAATCTTGGCACAAAATATATCAATGATTTTCCATTGTATTGATTACTAGCATGTTGAAAAAGATTGGTTTGGAACATCCAGCATACAATGCCGAGTTCAATAGCATAAATCAGTAGGTACTATAGAAGAATCACGAACATGTAACTCCAGATTGTGATTTTCAAAGAGAACTTCACTACTGACATCCAATATTCAATAGCATAAATCAGTCGAAAACCAATGGAAAATAACATGCTGAACATGTTGTCACAAAAATTATAAGAGCCTTCTTACGCACAACACACATACAAATTCAAAGCTCAATATAGGTTAAAACCCACTTTAAACACTAACATACAATACAATAGCAGGgtaaggggggtcggatgtaTGCAGTCTTACCGTTGTGTTGGCatttagcaacacaaagagactGTTTCTGAATGACCCAAGATGGAAATAACATACAATAAACTAGTAAAATTCAAACAAAACATGGAAATCCTGAAGTCCCATGGATTCTGATTCAATGGTAGAAAGAATCATGTGTCCCAATTTGTAATTCAGATACTCTAGAGGGCATATCCAGCTACAGTGTGAAACACTGTGTTCTGAAATAACCAAGGGtaagaaataaaatgaaataaaggagcaATGTCAGTCTTATCTACCTGAATTAAAGGCATTAGTGTAGGAAGAATTTCATCCCCAAACATATTAGAGAGAATGTCTAAAGCAGCTGCACTGCATTTACGTAGATTCCACACATTGACGACATCATCCTACAAGGTCCACATCAAGGAAAGATGAGTAAGAAGAGAAGGTGAACTATATAAACTCTCGTGCAGCAACAAGAACTAAAATGACAAATCTATCATGAAAttcaaaaaataaataataatgaaaaactCAGAAGCACACAGAGTAACATCAGCTAGAAACATACATCATCCTCGACTTCGTCGGATCCATGCAATCGTGACGAGTGGAACCGAGGCTTCAAATCCTGTGACATAAATGTTGACAAAAGTTCCAAATGTCAAAGCACAGAACTCAATATTACAGATATTTGGTTATAATACTAAAAATAACCTGTTCACGATCAGGTACAGACTCGTCCTCCTGCAATCACACATTCAGATATCCCAGGTTAACTTGATGGCACGTAACTTATGTCTCAGTCTCTAAACAACAATACCAGAAACTCACCTCAGTTTCATCTAATGACTCGTCATCATCAGCGTAAACCATATTTGATAGCAAAACCTATCAGAACAATAAATCAGTTCACAACAGCACCGAAAAGTGAATGACTTTGAAACCATAAAATTGGTAAATGACAAGTGCTCCTATCATATGACAACTCTACTTAAAAACGTGAGTGTCATATAATGAATTAATGACCTCTCCTAATGCGACCTTAAACAAGTAATTATCTATTCAAACGGGGAACAAATCATGAAAAGCTTAGTTTTAAAAAGTGCGCCTCAGGCGCGCCTAGGCATGAGGTGCACCAAATCGCCTAAAGGTATCTGGAGCGCATGGATCCAAGGCACGTGAAGCGCAGCCAAGGTGCTTTActattaaatattatatttttttttcaaattcttcTATTTTACCCTTCTCTTCTCCACCTACTGCTTGTCTGCTTGAGTCCACTTACAAATTCATGTTGCCCTCTTTAAACAAAAAGGGGACTATTGTTGGAAAAAAAGTTATTTGAAAATATAAATGTTCATTTGATAATCAATGTGCCTCGTGTTCATAAGGCACACGCCTTCGCATCGCTCTTCGTCGCCTAGGGACCCCATCGCCTCAGTGCACCTTGCGCCTTCTCAAACTAAGATGGAAAGTTAAGGTAGATGAAAGCTTACAGGAATAAGGTGTGGCAAAAACTCATGCAATTTCTCAGCCGGCAACTGCGCATCACAGTATGCAGACCTGCACCAAAATAAGTATAATGGAATAAGAAAATTGTGAATCCCTGCAGTGTGGTCCAAAGTGAAAATTAAAGCACATATTGTGGAAATGCAGACGCAGCCAACTCCAAGAAGCATACATTGAAGGAGGAATGAGAGCAGGCATAAATATGAATTACTAGATAGTAGATACTTCTCACATAATGGTGCCTATCACCTAACCAAACTGACGTTTATCAAAACTTTGGAAAATGAATTACAGCGACTTAATAACACAAGCCAGCACTAAGAAATCAGGGAGTTACACCGATAAGATTAGTCTGATTCAAACAGACGTGTTTTAAGATATATAATAGTATATTCACCATGGATTGCTAGAAATCAGGGCCTTACACTAGCTAGCAAAACCGCCTTTATAAAGAAATTATACAGAACAAGACATGTTAAACGGGAGGTGGGAAATGCTCACAAGCCACTATGGATAGCTTACCAAAACTCACAAGCTTCAAGTGCCACTTCTTCATCAGCATCCTTGTTGACTTGCAGCATGTACTCTATGAGGTTCCTCAAATGAGGCTGCAAATATAACATGGCAACACAGTGACCACATAGTTTGCAGTAAAGTGTCCGTGGAAGCACTAAATCCCTAATAAAGAAAGGTAGTGGAGAACTAAAGAGTTTCCAATGGGAATTCGTAGAAGCGGAATAATAACCTCAAGGACTGCGGGCTTCACTTCAACAAGCTGAACAAAAGCTGAACAGACCTGTCAATGAATAAGCAAAAGAACTTTTTTCAGAGTACGTACTACATCCATATAACATTAAGTGTAATAATCTTGGCAAGAATGgctatataaatgaaataaaaccaaagaaaaaaaagaacaaaaaagggTATTATTTAAGATGCCAATAAAGTCATGGTACCCAATTTTGAAGGTCTAAAACAACAATCAAGAGTACAAAACTGCAGTTAGGCCAACTTTCCACTGACTAACTAACAACAATTTTATCACACATCACAAACCATGAAAACAATCTAACTAGCCAATGCCTTAATCAAGATATTTCTTGCTTGTTTGAGTTTGGATTAGGCATAAGTTGTTGAGAGAATCAAACCCCGGATCCCTAGCATAGTACCTAATGCTCTTGTCAGCAGTTGGTTGTACATGGCCTTTGCTAGATGATTGTCACATAAAGTCTACAACCTTGCTTAGCCTCTAACCAATACCCGACCAGATTTGAGAATTGAGGTGCTAGAGAGTCATAATTTTATTTCTTTTGGGCATCTCAAAATAATAATAGAAGGAAGACTTGTCAACTCTAGGCGCTTATTCAATTTTTCTCAATGTTACAGATGCTACTAACAGGTGATGAGGTAATTAGGAAGATCAACACAAATGGAATTCAGCAGCGCCATGTGTGCATTGTGTCGCCCGAACACCAAACCTGATGTGTGGTTGCTCATCTTAAATGGATACGCCTTTCAGTTGTATATAGGAGTAATGTGTCAAGCATAGGCTGAGAAAACCACAAGAGTTATTATGCAGGCCTGAGGGGGTTATGGAAAAGACAATTCTGTAGAAGGGTGTTTCATAGCAATGTTTTAGTAACTATGGTTTGTAAGGGACTCTCATGTGCTAGGGGAAATATCTCGCTCTGTTGATTGCCTACGGGGACAAGCTTTTTAACATAGTCTCTCTTTGGACCAAGGCTCTTACAGTATGAAAATCATGGTTTAGAATTTATCTGAGTTAACATGTAGTTCATTCTTACTTGGAGCGATTCCTCCATTACAGTGGCATTTTTCTAATCAATGAAATAATTCAGAAATTTTCAACAATCAAACTTTTTTCCATCCAAGCTTGGAAGATACAATAGAAGTTATCCTTGGTTGTTATTGGTTCTTGTGAAGTGTGATAAAATTCAAAAACTGCAGTTATGTCAACCTGCCTAGAATATGGTGTTTGAAAACTTAATAATCAACTAATgctcagcaaaaaaaaaaaacttaccgATTTTCGCACCTCCGGAGCAGGGTCATTAGCAAGAAGAAACAAGCCGTGGAGATATTTATCCATAGAATTGCACAAATACTGAAAACACAATAGCAGAGAAGTGAAGGCTAGGTAGAGCTTAATCAGTGGACAACATAACAATTTCCAAACACTTACCGCTGGCATCAACATGATATACTGATTGACAGAATTCAATGCAAGCTTCCTCAGTAAAACTTGAGTTGATTGAAAAAACTGCAAATGAatgataagagagaaaatgagaaATTGACAGTTGAGTTCAGCAGCATTATGATTCTTAAACATACTCCGTGGAATGGAATGGACATCTAGACAAAGGTAAATAGTGATAGTACCTCAAACAACTTTGGAAGGAAAACGTTGATGGGGCGTTCAGACATTCCCGGAACATCTGAATCAAGCACTTGAGGTACATCCTCGCAAATCTAATGCAAAGAAAAACGCGTCAATTTAAAATCTTATTAACAAGATGAAAATCTAATATTTCAACGACAAGCTGGAGGTGAACTGCAATAATACACCATAACTTTAAATAAAAATTTTCTTTAGAGCAAAATGACTGACAGCTCTAAAGCGCTTCCAATTTCCCTTAAAAAACAACTACCACTTGTTTTAATGATGATGGTAACAAGGTTAATTAATTGAAAAACGAGTATCAATATGAGAGTTGTCAGTTGAAAGTTGAAACTAACACTCAGTTAGAAAACTGAAACACATTGAACTCCTTCACAACATATCATTGGGAAACAACATGGGAACCATACAAAAAAAATTACATACACATCGCAGTTTTATATTTAATTGACAACCAATAAACAGGTGCAAATTATCATCTTAAGAacattttaattaaatttaattaaaatCTTCATTGTATTAAATGATACATTCGCTTGATTATCAGCCCAGGTAGTTTTGTTTCTTTATACGCCACGATTAAACAAATTCAGAGACGCAAGCTTAGGGATCGAATGTCAGAAAAGAATCAAACAGATCTGAAATTCAAATGTAATACTGTTGATAAGTGTACTGGCATTGTTCAGAACAAACTGCTAGGGTGATTTAAAAGTGACATTAGAACCCACCCCCGCATAATGTCAAACGACTAGTTAAGTGGTACATGTGAAAATACAGGCAACCTTAGAGTACTAAGATCATCCATATTTCTACGTCTTAGACCTCCAAATAGCTCTGTGTACATATTCTGAGTCCATCCACCTCCTCTCTTTGTTTAAAAACCAAACCGACCTATTAGATGGTATCAAGTCCCTTTTAATATCCTCTTTTTCCACCTATCGGATCTAGGGAGGCAAAGGAGGAGATTGATAGCTTAATGCAAAATAATTCAATTGTAGGACTGCACTCACAAATTTGGCTCTAATGAAAAAACCTACGGAGGACCGCCTAAGACAGTTAGGTTGACGagataataattaaataatgcgTGAACATGAGGCAATACCTAGATATCAAGTTTGATATTTAATACTCCAAAGAGGAACTCATAAGAAGATGATTTAGCAACATAAACTAAATGCTACTAATTGTAATATTTACATACAATAAAGGGTACTCGGTCATACCTTGGATAGAGCATCCATTGCACCTTCAACATGATTAATATCACCACTATCTAGAAAAGTCATAAGCGTACGTAGAAGTTCAGGCCAGCCAATAACTCCCACGAGTTGGACAATTGCACTTATGATGGTGCCCCCAGTGGTACGGATGTGCCTATCAGGAGATCCTAAACAAGGTAACAACACAGTCTTTATGTATTGTTGACTAGCAGGGGCCATAGATTTGAAAGCATTTCTAAGATTGTTCTTCAAAAGCAAGCCAGCAGCTTGCCGGACCTCCACTGGTTTCACCTGAAATGAGAAGACAAATAAATTAAAGAAGAAAGAGAGAATTCCTCTTGAAGGTAAAATGCCTTCAGATTTCAGAATAAATTACAAATATGTCATTTCTACAAAACAGGCTTAACTAGAAAAGGCAAAATGTAAGATTCATTTTTAcagtatgaaaaaaaaaaaaaaaaaaaaaaaaagataaaagcaaCAGCATCAATGGCTCCCGTAAATTGCAGGTTAAGGAGGATTATGCAGCCTACCTATAAAAAATTCAAATACTACTAAATTATTAAAGGGCATGGTTAACAACAACAGAATTTAAATAGTAAACCTAGGAAGAAACTAAAGTTCTCGTGAATTCAAATTGACCTTTACTTGACAAGTCATATATATACAACCTCCAGCTTAGTGAACATTAACAAAGTAAAAATTAACTCCGCAGCATAACACCCTACGAGGGCTACGACCATTGCTTCACAACATTACAAACATTGAAAAGAACAAATAAACATTTTAAATAATAAAGAAGCAAGGACCAGAAAGCCTTAATCCAAAGTGATTTGGGgttggctgacatgaatcataATGCAATGCCATCTATGACAATATATGAAGAAACAACGAATCAATGATCaacgaaaatacaataataaagcaGCTAAGGTAGGGTAAATACTTCAGCATGGCTCAAAATGAAGGCAAGGTAGTTATTGAAATCCGGAAACTGAGAGTAATGCTGCAACTGCtgccaaatctgggatttctcaGACGTCGAAACAGGAGATATTTGCTGCTCCAACAATCCACAAATTTCCTTAATCCCTTGCTCTTGTGGCTGCCATGAGGGACTACTTGCTGCCATCGCCGTCGTTCTCCACTAAACAAAACACACAAACAAACGAAACCCGGAAACAATCAATCCTCAAAACAACTCAATCAAATAGCGTAATCATTACTCCTTCTAACACAATCTTGTCAATCACATTTCAAGTACTACTAATTCAACAAAAGGTCAATCGCATTTAACTCTACACAGTACAAAACTCTGGCGAACTAACCCTAATTTAATAATCAACGGCGAAATTGGGAAAATCGTATAGCTACAGCAGAATCCAAAAAAATACTTCAAATTGAACAATTAACACTCAATTAAAGAGGGGAAATTACGTGAATTCGAACTAGAAGTAAGAAAGAGATCAGTTAATTTACCAggtattgattgatatgatgtTTATCGACGATCTTCGAATTTCTAGGGTTTTGGAGGTATATGTGCTGCGACTTTTGTTTTGGGGGAAGACAGTAAGGATATCGGACTATCGGAGTACGGTTCCAGGTGAAGAATATAAAAAATGTTCTGTAAAAATAAAATTGTTTTCACTATCACTCGATAGGCTTTACGTTTGCTTAAACACAAATTCCACTCGAAAAATTACTCAGTAATACTCAGTATATAAAGAGCCtaatttctctccatttcctaaaaagaaatgaagGCAAGTTCATATTAATGGTCCGGATTGCATCTTGACAACATCTAACGGTTTTCAATTTACccataaaaataaaggaaaaataggAGTGTAAGGGATAATTATTTTTAAAattgagagaaaggaaatggagaggattcaAATCCGTATATAAATGGATATAAAatggatttaatgatttatggattttaaatAGCCGATCACGTTCGTTATGGGGCAAAGAAATTTCATACTCTCGGATTGTAGGAATGTCTTCCTCTCATTCGCGAATATGTTCAATATTTCCTTCGTTTTTTTTCCTAGTTcacttttttacatttactctcacgtcaatttttattttttaaattacacccaaattaatagCTCAGTTTATATTTTGCACCCAAAATCTATTTCAGGCCATATTTCCGTCAAGATTCAATTTTTTTGGGTTAAAACAAGAATTTTGTCACGATTTTGCCCTTCCTCATTTTATGAAACATATAGGTCTGATTGTTCTTTCTCCTCATTCATTCTCTTCGTTATCCTTCTCTCTCATCTTCTCTAATTTGATTTCATTCATTGTGCTCCTCATCCTAACTATATCCCCATTTGGGGGAACTTACATAAGTCGGGTTTCTTTCTTGTTGATGTAAGATTTtgagtgattttttttttactgtttTCGAGATATACTCCAAAAAAGGCTGAAGCTTTTCATTTGTAAAATTGACGCATTTTTCAACCCTGAATGTTCCATTTGCATTCTTGATTCTTCTATCGGAAAATACTTGTACCTGTGCAGAGCGAAAAGTGCTCATTTTCCTTCTTGATTTAGCTAAGCTTCTAACCTGTGCTCAAGACAAGCTTTGACCGGATCTACTCTAATCGATTAGCTCTCTACTCCATGATGAACAATCTTTCAAATATATAAGCTCAATAATTCAAGTTACGAATATGACGGAGATTTGGGGGAATTTTTAGGAGGGAATGTTTTAGGAAAATATTTGGGGAAAATTAGGTTGAAAGGATGAAATAGGAGAAGTAAGTGAACAATCGCAAAAACTAAAGTAATAGATGCGGGGGCAAAATCGTCACTTCATAATTTTTTTCGCCTGAAAATGGTGTTGGGTGCAAAATATAAACTGAGCTATTAATTTGGgtctaattaaaaaaaaaataacgtgAGAGAAAATGTAAAAAATGTGGATTAAGCATgtgtgtaattgataatttacttctacaaaaaaaaatatttgtctAAAAGTTTTTGGGTAAATTGATATAACGCTACTTTTCAAATTTTACTAGTGTAacacccgtgaaaattcacgggattGTTACCAACTTTTATAAATGAATTTATTTGTAAAATAAATGCTACTAttcaattaatattattattactttatttattgTCGCGGATAATATTGTTAATTTTACTACTAATTATGTTATTACTATCATTTTAACTACTCTTAGTACAACTATTATTAATTTCACTATTCACGTTTCTTTTACTGTTATTTTTGCTACTCTCGCTTGTATTATTGCTATTTTCACTACTCGGTTGCTTAgtataattaatctcattaatgcatgttaaataaTGAACTAATTCCAAATTGTATAGCAGTATAGATCTTGAACTTGAAAATAGAGCGTAAATGTGTTAACAATGAACATCAAACATATAAAAAGAAAAGCTCGAATCTTATAAGTTTGATTCAGAAAAGCTTGGATCTTATAAGTTTAGATCCTATTAATTTCATAAGTTTAGACCCTGTAATTTccgttcagaaaagttcagcaaaattaagtccaaaagaacatggccttatAGTATATGAATTGAACTTAAACTGATGAGTGAGTTAAAATATATTTTGGAAAATATCCAAAAATACGGTCAAAGACTCGGGAGAAAGGAACATACATAAGACGTAGTACCTCATTGAACTGGTGATATTACGTgaaatgtataatccacttactaaGTTCTGTCATAGAGACAAAAAAAATCATTGGAAAGGAAAAAAAACACAAATCCTTATTTAATACGAATGAGAAGTCTCTtttttaagagagattaactGGAAAAAACAAATTACAGAAAGTATTGGCTACTCCATCCGGTTTTGTAACTCATATTCACATTTTTCAACATTGACTTGATCATCATACGCCTAGTTTCCATTCTCTTTGTTTTGCTCATCATATCAAATCCCCTAACACTAAATTTCTTTCATGTTGACTACAAAACTCGTTTATTATCGAATATTGTCTGCGTATTTCCTTAATTTGGATTTTTTTCTGAGATTATTATTACTTTGTTAATGTTAATTTGTTTTAATTAATGTTTGTTTTAATTAATAATTTGGTGATGGAAATTTGGTACTTCGTACTTGAAGTTTTACCATGATGATTAGCAAAACTGTGACTGGACTTATGAAGTTCTAAAGAACATTGATAATTTAtgctttca
Encoded here:
- the LOC141599067 gene encoding transportin-1 isoform X1, yielding MAASSPSWQPQEQGIKEICGLLEQQISPVSTSEKSQIWQQLQHYSQFPDFNNYLAFILSHAEVKPVEVRQAAGLLLKNNLRNAFKSMAPASQQYIKTVLLPCLGSPDRHIRTTGGTIISAIVQLVGVIGWPELLRTLMTFLDSGDINHVEGAMDALSKICEDVPQVLDSDVPGMSERPINVFLPKLFEFFQSTQVLLRKLALNSVNQYIMLMPAVSVWKLLCCPLIKLYLAFTSLLLCFQYLCNSMDKYLHGLFLLANDPAPEVRKSVCSAFVQLVEVKPAVLEPHLRNLIEYMLQVNKDADEEVALEACEFWSAYCDAQLPAEKLHEFLPHLIPVLLSNMVYADDDESLDETEEDESVPDREQDLKPRFHSSRLHGSDEVEDDDDVVNVWNLRKCSAAALDILSNMFGDEILPTLMPLIQANLSNNDDQSWKQREAAVLAIGAVAEGCLNGLYQLLPEIVSFLIPLLDDKFPLIRSISCWTLSRFSRFIVQGIGHPKGNEQFEKVLMGILGRVLDTNKRVQEAACSAFATLEEEAAEELAPRLETILQHLMSAFGKYQKKNLRILYDAIGTLADAVGGELNQPRCLEILMPPLIAKWQQLSNFDKDIFPLLECFTSIAQALGPGFSQFAEPVFQRCILIIQTQQMAKANPSSAGVPYDREFVVCSLDLLSGLVEGLGSGVESLVSQSILRDLLLQCCMDDSSDVRQSAFALLGDLARVCPIHLHPSLSQFLDVTAKQLETSKLKETISVANNACWAIGELAVKVRQEISPVVMTVVSSLVLILQHAEELNKSLVENAAITLGRFAWACPDLVSPHMEHFMQPWCNALSMIRDDIEKEDAFRGLCAMVKMNPSAAISSLPYLVKAIASWHEIRSPDLNNEVYQVLHGYKQMLGVGPWEQLILSLEAPVKDKLLKYQI